In Streptomyces sp. TS71-3, the following proteins share a genomic window:
- a CDS encoding serine/threonine-protein kinase translates to MTPAPPSPEPRLRSLVGRTLVGRYELTRWLGGGAFGGVFEGRQLILGQPVRRVACKLSRRTGMTEESAAEIFADALRLAEALDGMTDAEARRHLVHVYDGGVAPSMASRAYLVMEYVPGDSTLATWFGSLQPVPANQMFGWAGQACLALRGLHSLDPPLLHRDIKPDNVLLGSDRMVRLIDFGLAARLLTTGAVPGVAGTLQYMAPETSQGRSVPASDLYSLGVLLYEGLTGGHPFEHLKPPRDLPESMHGDWLHGEKRLAVPVPPSRLTNTVGQEADEVVLRCLEFEPERRFQSAVELLAALDSLRDGTSAARRPAGERALEEAEALLEADDPDGARRVLVRFERGEWPLSTGWLLLTRRMADVLAARGRPAEAAERLDAVWHLVRERALLRTRKERRDLLDRIAALYRTAGMTFQANQFAWLSEREGGRR, encoded by the coding sequence GTGACGCCGGCCCCGCCCTCGCCCGAGCCCCGGCTCCGCTCGCTCGTGGGCCGCACCCTCGTGGGCCGTTACGAGCTGACCCGCTGGCTCGGCGGAGGCGCCTTCGGCGGCGTCTTCGAGGGCCGGCAGCTCATCCTCGGCCAGCCGGTACGCCGGGTGGCCTGCAAGCTCTCCCGCCGCACCGGGATGACGGAGGAGAGCGCCGCCGAGATCTTCGCCGACGCCCTGCGGCTGGCGGAAGCCCTGGACGGGATGACGGACGCCGAGGCCCGCCGCCACCTGGTGCACGTCTACGACGGGGGCGTGGCCCCGTCCATGGCGAGCAGGGCGTACCTCGTCATGGAGTACGTGCCGGGCGACAGCACGCTGGCGACCTGGTTCGGCTCGCTCCAGCCGGTCCCGGCCAACCAGATGTTCGGCTGGGCAGGGCAGGCATGCCTCGCGCTGCGCGGCCTGCACTCGCTCGACCCGCCGCTGCTCCACCGCGACATCAAACCGGACAACGTGCTCCTCGGCAGCGACCGGATGGTGCGGTTGATCGACTTCGGCCTCGCTGCCCGGCTGCTGACGACGGGAGCGGTCCCGGGCGTCGCCGGCACGCTCCAGTACATGGCCCCCGAGACCTCGCAGGGTCGGAGCGTGCCCGCCTCCGACCTGTACTCCCTGGGCGTGCTGCTCTATGAGGGCCTGACGGGCGGTCACCCCTTCGAGCACCTCAAGCCGCCCCGCGACCTGCCCGAATCGATGCACGGTGACTGGCTCCACGGCGAGAAGCGCCTCGCCGTCCCCGTGCCGCCGTCCCGGCTGACCAACACCGTCGGTCAGGAGGCCGACGAGGTGGTGCTCCGATGCCTGGAGTTCGAACCCGAACGACGGTTCCAGAGCGCGGTGGAGCTCCTCGCCGCCCTCGACTCGCTGCGTGACGGCACGTCGGCGGCGCGGCGCCCGGCGGGCGAGCGGGCGCTGGAGGAGGCCGAGGCGCTGCTCGAAGCCGACGACCCGGACGGCGCGCGACGCGTCCTGGTCCGCTTCGAGCGCGGCGAGTGGCCCCTGTCCACCGGCTGGCTGCTCCTGACCCGCCGGATGGCGGACGTCCTCGCGGCACGCGGCCGGCCTGCCGAGGCGGCCGAGCGGCTTGACGCCGTCTGGCACCTGGTGAGGGAACGGGCCCTGCTGCGGACCCGGAAGGAACGGCGCGACCTGCTCGACCGCATCGCGGCGCTGTACCGCACGGCGGGCATGACCTTCCAGGCCAACCAGTTCGCGTGGCTGAGCGAGCGCGAGGGAGGCAGGAGGTAG
- a CDS encoding tetratricopeptide repeat protein codes for MEEEATAGEMTNGTAGEAAQAGKAAEATEATEATEATDGGTDQPSPPLVPCPVPLCGTPNDPDAATCSACDTPLFGYGRLRLYPDYLFNQGLAAARDNRLTAARDCFAAVVHWCPTDTEARNALALASLQLGDRDSARWHWQEVLRRRSGDRRAASGLSRLDRDPG; via the coding sequence GTGGAGGAGGAAGCGACGGCGGGTGAGATGACGAACGGGACGGCAGGGGAAGCAGCGCAGGCAGGGAAAGCGGCGGAAGCAACGGAAGCAACGGAAGCAACGGAAGCAACGGACGGTGGCACGGATCAGCCGTCACCGCCGCTGGTGCCGTGCCCCGTACCCCTGTGCGGGACGCCCAACGATCCGGACGCGGCGACCTGCAGTGCCTGTGACACGCCGCTGTTCGGCTACGGGCGTCTGCGTCTCTACCCGGACTACCTCTTCAACCAGGGTCTGGCCGCGGCCCGCGACAACCGCCTGACCGCCGCGCGGGACTGCTTCGCCGCCGTCGTGCACTGGTGCCCCACCGACACCGAGGCCCGCAACGCCCTGGCGCTTGCCAGCCTCCAGCTGGGTGACCGGGACAGTGCGCGGTGGCACTGGCAGGAGGTGCTGCGGCGCCGGTCGGGCGACCGGCGGGCGGCAAGCGGGCTCAGTCGGCTGGACCGAGATCCTGGCTGA
- a CDS encoding Hsp70 family protein, producing MTQWMSKAVGIDLGTTNSAVAVMSPSDTDTVIHQDPTTKAQTTPSCLWRDRAGKLVVGRKAFARVGSEPRPITSVKRLMGTGRTVELAGVEMTPAEVSAEILREMRSQIEQDVRGFDTATSRWLVDRAVVTVPAYFDQPQVEATREAADRAGLRVVDLLHEPTAAASYHCWKTGVRDGTFLVYDLGGGTFDVSVVRCTAGHFRVLGISGSPVFGGDDLDAALAHRLVEQLRADGWALDLDLVNDPEDELRFRRLRLLAEGAKKALSERTEYMLRDAGTVIDKSGDPVVIDTLMERAELEETIRPLLERTFQYCDEALEHAAREADVTLASIDQVILAGGSTHVPLVREMVAGRLCSGTRAPEPVYERVDTIVALGAAVRAAAVGGLEAYDENRTVRMWLRGSGVTPTEETTVGGTVTALDDGVDLAGGFVQLTVDDHEDEAELTAEGDFSFRRVPVTPDAQSLLAFEVFDAAGTPVAALGRPVAHDAEVGAQGSPVASAINVKPIRMDVMRSGVKAQEELVPAMKPLPFTANFSFSHPGNTDRVEFRLYQQSRPIKVIVAEVPSSTPAGTSISLDVNMDETLLMTVRGSIGTANEFDGLVEAPPLDDMPGETEAAELWRRFDEAAAFLSAGEQSAPRARMKTAERGFREAVANNDVVRAVHEFGQMEDVVASLDRPRVDLRPQKQDFDKLVEECGELNRYLAGQVDKLEVAHDAEEMSRAIAVQRDHGDRAFADGDQRSYSEAIGHLQSYLEHLRGLAVGTFRNQPQPSEEEMARYRLLKALDLAAEMSPLVEAGANDEQRRAFEQSTRRLASLEPLINRDATRVSREASEELQRLEQLKNILISGSGPDDGGVLPQVRG from the coding sequence ATGACGCAGTGGATGAGCAAGGCGGTCGGCATCGACCTCGGCACGACGAACAGCGCGGTCGCCGTGATGAGCCCGTCCGACACCGACACGGTGATCCACCAGGATCCGACGACCAAGGCCCAGACGACCCCGAGTTGCCTGTGGCGCGACCGGGCGGGCAAGCTCGTCGTCGGCCGCAAGGCGTTCGCCCGGGTGGGCAGCGAGCCCCGGCCGATCACCTCCGTGAAACGCCTCATGGGGACCGGCCGCACCGTCGAGCTCGCCGGCGTCGAGATGACCCCGGCCGAGGTCTCCGCGGAGATCCTGCGGGAGATGCGCAGCCAGATCGAGCAGGACGTGCGCGGCTTCGACACGGCCACCTCGCGCTGGCTGGTGGACCGCGCTGTCGTCACGGTGCCTGCCTACTTCGACCAGCCGCAGGTCGAGGCGACCCGCGAGGCTGCGGACCGCGCCGGGCTGCGCGTCGTCGACCTGCTCCACGAGCCGACGGCCGCCGCGAGCTACCACTGCTGGAAGACCGGCGTCCGCGACGGCACGTTCCTGGTGTACGACCTGGGCGGCGGCACGTTCGACGTCAGCGTGGTGCGGTGCACCGCCGGCCACTTCCGGGTGCTGGGCATCAGCGGCAGCCCGGTCTTCGGCGGCGACGACCTCGACGCGGCGCTCGCCCACCGGCTGGTGGAGCAGTTGCGCGCGGACGGCTGGGCGCTCGACCTCGACCTGGTCAACGATCCGGAGGACGAGCTCCGCTTCCGCCGTCTGCGGCTGCTCGCCGAAGGGGCGAAGAAGGCGCTGTCCGAGCGGACCGAGTACATGCTGCGGGACGCCGGCACCGTCATCGACAAGAGTGGCGACCCGGTCGTGATCGACACGCTCATGGAGCGGGCCGAGCTGGAGGAGACCATCCGCCCGCTCCTCGAACGCACCTTCCAGTACTGCGACGAGGCGCTGGAACACGCCGCCCGCGAGGCCGACGTCACGCTCGCCTCGATCGACCAGGTGATCCTGGCCGGGGGCTCGACCCACGTGCCGCTGGTGCGGGAGATGGTGGCCGGCAGGCTGTGCTCCGGCACCCGGGCGCCCGAGCCGGTGTACGAGCGGGTCGACACGATCGTGGCGCTGGGCGCGGCGGTGCGGGCGGCGGCCGTCGGCGGCCTGGAGGCGTACGACGAGAACCGGACCGTTCGCATGTGGCTGCGCGGCTCCGGGGTCACCCCGACGGAGGAGACGACCGTCGGCGGCACGGTCACCGCGCTCGACGACGGCGTGGACCTCGCGGGCGGCTTCGTGCAGCTCACCGTCGACGACCACGAGGACGAGGCGGAGCTGACGGCCGAGGGGGACTTCTCCTTCCGGCGGGTGCCCGTCACGCCCGACGCTCAGAGCCTGCTCGCCTTCGAGGTGTTCGACGCCGCGGGCACGCCGGTGGCGGCCCTGGGCCGGCCGGTCGCCCACGACGCCGAGGTGGGTGCGCAGGGAAGCCCCGTCGCCAGCGCGATCAACGTCAAGCCCATCCGCATGGACGTGATGCGTTCCGGGGTGAAGGCACAGGAGGAACTGGTCCCGGCGATGAAGCCGCTGCCGTTCACCGCGAACTTCAGCTTCAGCCATCCCGGCAACACCGACCGTGTCGAGTTCCGGCTCTACCAGCAGAGCCGGCCGATCAAGGTCATCGTCGCCGAGGTGCCGTCGTCCACCCCCGCCGGCACCTCCATCAGCCTCGACGTGAACATGGACGAGACGCTGCTGATGACGGTCCGCGGCTCCATCGGGACCGCGAACGAGTTCGACGGCCTCGTCGAGGCGCCGCCGCTGGACGACATGCCGGGGGAAACGGAGGCCGCCGAGCTGTGGCGCCGGTTCGACGAGGCCGCCGCGTTCCTCTCCGCGGGCGAGCAGAGCGCGCCGCGTGCACGGATGAAGACCGCCGAGCGGGGTTTCCGGGAGGCCGTCGCCAACAACGACGTGGTGCGCGCGGTCCACGAGTTCGGCCAGATGGAGGACGTGGTCGCGTCCCTGGACCGCCCCCGGGTGGACCTGCGGCCCCAGAAGCAGGACTTCGACAAGCTCGTGGAGGAGTGCGGCGAGCTGAACCGCTACCTCGCCGGGCAGGTGGACAAGCTGGAGGTCGCGCACGACGCCGAGGAGATGTCGCGGGCCATCGCCGTCCAACGGGACCACGGCGACCGGGCCTTCGCCGACGGCGACCAGCGCTCGTACAGCGAGGCCATCGGTCATCTGCAGAGCTACCTTGAGCACCTGCGCGGTCTGGCGGTCGGCACCTTCCGGAACCAGCCGCAGCCCAGCGAGGAGGAGATGGCCCGTTACCGGCTCCTCAAGGCGCTCGACCTGGCCGCCGAGATGAGCCCGCTGGTGGAGGCCGGGGCGAACGACGAGCAGCGCCGCGCCTTCGAGCAGAGCACCCGCCGGCTGGCCTCTCTGGAGCCGCTGATCAACCGGGACGCCACGCGGGTGTCGCGGGAGGCATCGGAGGAGCTGCAGCGGCTCGAACAGCTCAAGAACATCCTGATCAGCGGGTCGGGGCCGGACGACGGCGGCGTGCTTCCGCAGGTGAGGGGATGA
- a CDS encoding CHAT domain-containing protein, which translates to MNGHLTTLVVSAQEKDSKYSYQLLANDGSGSGPLVTEYDTTVDLSLINDWCTKIDTALRDKPADGAQAPLAILEKTGERLYNHLFPLVRLNVPDLITGLRGATGPVVIQTNEPAQTVPWELLHDGTDFLGLKYDLGRRAVGRRQVISGRGFDRIRRALVVGDPCSDLPAAREEARLVTSWLSARDVECTTFLGDQATKPTVVEELEGPYDLFHFSGHVVNSGGVVGLMMHRREVLGEPALNTLSAQGVPPVVFLNGCASAGQVESMCRTFMVLGAKSVIGTRTNVTDDGAWRFAEEFYERLLDGEPAGAAVRGARASLRDRPDNAWASFMLFGDPRVCLTDEGTSGDAPTEPVVELPDVLEGLTPDASALIRRAARYAVGRSSVTSLELLQALLDEEEIRDRVEDGIGEQRLTMVTKLIIPIVRGRGLTAVLGLLDGDEVAEPDDGRARRAAGAEGDGGAGGTADGATPPTEVERSGTVERVLYEAETLANAQGRAAVTVADIATAFVELGGGSAGSLLEQLGIPAEHLLPGGRRPDPGPFRQADNGNGKLRTEGLSRGVAGALRLARVIANARGESIGTHTLFLALGAMGSETLHRALAEQGEQGEKAFDQLSGLFVPRRQEFSARARAALEKVHRDAAGTVGEAGILRELLADEKSGARSVLKRFGVDAERLSQDLGPAD; encoded by the coding sequence ATGAACGGGCACCTGACGACGCTGGTCGTCAGCGCACAGGAGAAGGACTCGAAGTACAGCTACCAGCTGCTCGCCAACGACGGTTCCGGCAGCGGACCGCTCGTGACGGAGTACGACACCACCGTCGACCTGTCGCTCATCAACGACTGGTGCACGAAGATCGACACGGCCCTCCGGGACAAGCCGGCAGACGGTGCCCAGGCCCCGCTCGCCATCCTCGAGAAGACGGGCGAGCGACTCTACAACCACCTTTTCCCCCTGGTCCGCCTCAACGTCCCCGATCTCATCACCGGGCTGCGCGGTGCCACGGGGCCGGTCGTCATCCAGACGAACGAGCCGGCGCAGACCGTGCCCTGGGAACTCCTCCACGACGGCACGGACTTCCTCGGCCTCAAGTACGACCTGGGGCGCCGCGCCGTCGGCAGGCGTCAGGTCATCAGCGGACGCGGGTTCGACCGGATCAGGCGCGCCCTGGTCGTGGGCGACCCGTGCAGCGACCTCCCGGCGGCCAGGGAGGAGGCGCGCCTGGTCACCTCCTGGTTGAGCGCGCGTGACGTCGAGTGCACGACGTTCCTGGGCGACCAGGCGACCAAGCCCACGGTCGTCGAGGAACTGGAGGGGCCCTACGACCTCTTCCACTTCTCCGGGCACGTGGTCAACAGCGGCGGCGTCGTCGGGTTGATGATGCACCGGCGCGAGGTGCTCGGCGAGCCGGCGTTGAACACCCTCTCCGCCCAGGGCGTGCCGCCGGTCGTGTTCCTGAACGGCTGCGCGTCCGCCGGACAGGTGGAGAGCATGTGCCGGACCTTCATGGTGCTGGGCGCCAAGTCGGTCATCGGCACCAGAACCAACGTGACCGACGACGGAGCCTGGCGGTTCGCGGAGGAGTTCTACGAACGGCTGCTCGACGGCGAGCCCGCCGGGGCCGCCGTGCGCGGCGCACGCGCCAGCCTGCGCGACCGTCCCGACAACGCGTGGGCGTCCTTCATGCTGTTCGGGGATCCGCGGGTGTGCCTCACCGACGAGGGCACCTCCGGGGACGCGCCGACCGAGCCGGTGGTCGAGTTGCCGGACGTGCTGGAGGGGCTCACGCCGGACGCCTCCGCGCTGATCCGGCGGGCCGCCCGGTACGCCGTGGGGCGCAGCTCCGTCACCTCCCTCGAACTGCTGCAGGCGCTCCTCGACGAGGAGGAGATCCGGGATCGTGTCGAGGACGGCATCGGGGAACAGCGGCTGACGATGGTCACGAAGCTGATCATCCCGATCGTCCGGGGCAGGGGCCTCACCGCCGTTCTCGGTCTGCTGGACGGCGACGAGGTGGCGGAGCCGGACGACGGCCGGGCGAGACGGGCAGCGGGCGCGGAGGGAGACGGAGGCGCCGGGGGCACGGCCGACGGCGCGACACCGCCCACCGAGGTGGAGCGTTCCGGCACCGTCGAGCGGGTGCTGTACGAGGCGGAGACACTGGCGAACGCCCAGGGCAGGGCGGCGGTTACGGTGGCCGACATCGCGACGGCCTTCGTCGAGCTCGGCGGCGGCAGTGCCGGGTCGCTGCTGGAACAGCTGGGCATCCCGGCCGAGCACCTGCTGCCCGGCGGCCGGCGCCCCGACCCCGGGCCGTTCAGGCAGGCGGACAACGGCAACGGCAAGCTCCGCACGGAAGGCCTGAGCCGCGGCGTCGCCGGCGCCCTGCGGCTCGCCCGGGTGATCGCCAACGCCCGCGGTGAGTCGATCGGGACCCACACCCTCTTCCTCGCCCTCGGCGCCATGGGCAGCGAGACGCTGCACCGCGCGCTGGCCGAGCAGGGTGAGCAGGGGGAGAAGGCCTTCGACCAGCTGTCGGGCCTGTTCGTCCCGCGCCGTCAGGAGTTCTCCGCCCGGGCCCGCGCCGCGCTGGAGAAGGTCCACCGGGACGCCGCCGGCACCGTCGGCGAGGCCGGGATCCTGCGCGAGCTCCTCGCCGACGAGAAGTCCGGCGCCCGTTCCGTACTGAAGAGGTTCGGAGTGGACGCCGAACGCCTCAGCCAGGATCTCGGTCCAGCCGACTGA
- a CDS encoding AAA family ATPase has translation MSRRDGMRLSGGPWGVCGEATLRPLFTDGIFEPQNLQDRRTTEVLLAAARRTARPLRPSDVLHAAVGSGDQSVLAALTPALAEGSEPRHLLDTIAVYNPGIPPGQPSHFGGTRSEFAPETIAALDAFAADLAADPEQLVPVALELLMSRVLAHPDAEDVEFLGILDRQVAVRGFSEQVRTRSEPLPALLEEGSGRLRSEEFTADAWAVLERAAAVAADLGYDRVLPPHCFLAMLRETEGPAERLVRLQIPPRVGLARAAEIVGDAFRLPGGGAEPPLLDRNGLGDPLLALIRAAQRAAALWGAGSVDVPHLLDALLAQPPARLVSAMEAEPLRVDLARMREHLAQELRHAGTAAPRRFAFRLAPGSAPAEDLTWLAQTQGITPALHLDRYFDPLTRALHRTVANNVLITGPPGVGATTLLRELARRAAGGEIPFLHRKRFVRVDCHDVAPAESGAALARIIDQVASRTDVVLCLDGLGALLRGPHDDNHVLTLRRALKEQRIRLVGVLSTQDHDDLLAGDQAMRELVTRIELIEPDRAAARDMARQAADTLEAEFGIGVDDRAVDRAVVLSRDYVLSQRQPLAAVRVLRRAIEDLNYERTQLAGARATVGTRDVDRVVAEISGVPVQQIAGGGGERIDYEKALSGWVFGQRGAVDVAASELRRIRAGLADGSGGPASVMLFAGLTGTGKTELAKAIARFYSASNKLQTYAMGNFGEPHSVSGIIGSPQGYIGYESGGRLIKELNADPYSVILLDEAEKAHPEVWRPFLNLFEEGWITDQRGVKAHGDRAIFILTTNAGQDVIARMIGKGADPEAIEAAVLKELANVSNHVRGGPVFTPELLARIRRAIIFRPLVAEAMTAICRRMVEQRQDFWRDKRNRELIVPESLIGHVAARGHRENEEANGKKGARVFRPLLSDLIDDPILRQQDRHEKEFERCVRIKLHFNADAAAGPDAHGSDQVTVRFVAEEEG, from the coding sequence TGACCAGAGCGTTCTGGCCGCGCTCACGCCGGCGCTCGCGGAGGGCTCGGAGCCCCGCCATCTGCTCGACACCATCGCGGTCTACAACCCCGGCATCCCCCCGGGGCAGCCCTCCCATTTCGGCGGCACCCGGAGCGAGTTCGCCCCGGAGACGATCGCCGCGCTCGACGCCTTCGCCGCCGACCTCGCCGCCGACCCCGAACAGCTCGTTCCGGTCGCCCTCGAATTGCTGATGAGCCGGGTGCTGGCCCATCCGGACGCCGAGGACGTGGAGTTCCTGGGAATCCTGGACCGGCAGGTCGCCGTCCGTGGATTCAGCGAGCAGGTCCGCACCCGGTCCGAACCGCTTCCGGCGCTGCTGGAGGAGGGTTCGGGCCGCTTGCGCTCCGAGGAGTTCACCGCGGACGCCTGGGCCGTTCTGGAACGGGCGGCGGCGGTGGCGGCCGACCTGGGATACGACCGGGTCCTGCCGCCGCACTGCTTCCTCGCCATGCTCCGGGAGACGGAGGGACCGGCCGAGCGTCTCGTACGCCTCCAGATCCCGCCCCGCGTCGGCCTGGCGCGCGCCGCGGAGATCGTCGGCGACGCCTTCCGGCTGCCCGGCGGCGGCGCGGAGCCGCCGCTGCTCGACCGGAACGGCCTCGGCGACCCGCTACTGGCCCTGATCCGTGCCGCCCAGCGTGCCGCGGCCCTGTGGGGTGCGGGCTCGGTCGACGTGCCCCACCTCCTCGACGCGCTGCTGGCCCAGCCCCCGGCGCGGCTGGTCTCCGCGATGGAGGCGGAGCCGCTGCGCGTCGACCTCGCCCGCATGCGAGAGCACCTCGCCCAGGAACTCCGCCACGCCGGCACGGCCGCCCCCCGCCGGTTCGCGTTCCGCCTGGCGCCCGGCTCGGCCCCCGCCGAGGACCTGACCTGGCTCGCCCAGACGCAGGGCATCACCCCGGCGCTCCACCTCGACCGGTACTTCGACCCGCTCACCCGCGCCCTGCACCGCACCGTCGCCAACAACGTGCTGATCACCGGGCCACCCGGGGTGGGCGCCACCACGCTCCTGCGCGAACTGGCGCGGCGGGCGGCCGGCGGTGAGATCCCCTTCCTGCACCGCAAGCGCTTCGTCCGGGTGGACTGCCACGACGTGGCCCCCGCCGAGAGCGGCGCCGCACTCGCCAGGATCATCGACCAGGTCGCCAGCCGGACGGACGTGGTCCTCTGCCTGGACGGCCTCGGCGCCCTGCTGCGCGGCCCGCACGACGACAACCATGTGCTGACGCTCCGCCGGGCCCTGAAGGAGCAGCGGATCCGGCTGGTGGGAGTGCTCTCCACGCAGGACCACGACGACCTGCTCGCCGGCGACCAGGCGATGCGCGAGCTCGTCACCCGCATCGAACTGATCGAGCCCGACCGGGCCGCCGCCCGCGACATGGCCCGGCAGGCGGCGGACACGCTGGAGGCGGAGTTCGGAATCGGCGTCGATGACCGGGCCGTCGACCGCGCGGTCGTCCTCTCCCGGGACTACGTCCTCAGCCAGCGGCAGCCGCTGGCCGCCGTCCGGGTGCTCAGGCGCGCCATCGAGGACCTGAACTACGAGCGGACCCAGCTGGCCGGGGCCCGGGCCACGGTCGGGACCCGGGACGTGGACCGCGTCGTCGCCGAGATATCCGGAGTGCCCGTGCAGCAGATCGCGGGAGGCGGCGGTGAGCGCATCGACTACGAGAAGGCCCTGAGCGGTTGGGTCTTCGGCCAGCGCGGCGCCGTCGACGTCGCCGCGAGCGAGTTGCGCCGCATCCGGGCCGGCCTGGCCGACGGCAGCGGCGGGCCCGCCTCCGTGATGCTCTTCGCCGGCCTGACCGGCACCGGGAAGACCGAGCTCGCCAAGGCCATCGCCCGCTTCTACTCCGCATCGAACAAGCTCCAGACCTACGCCATGGGCAACTTCGGGGAGCCGCACAGCGTGTCGGGCATCATCGGATCCCCGCAGGGCTATATCGGCTACGAGAGCGGTGGCCGGCTGATCAAGGAACTCAACGCCGATCCGTACAGCGTGATCCTGCTCGACGAGGCGGAGAAGGCCCACCCCGAGGTGTGGCGCCCGTTCCTCAACCTCTTCGAGGAGGGCTGGATCACCGACCAGCGCGGGGTCAAGGCGCACGGTGACCGCGCCATCTTCATCCTGACGACCAACGCCGGCCAGGACGTCATCGCGCGGATGATCGGCAAGGGGGCCGACCCCGAGGCGATCGAGGCCGCGGTGCTGAAGGAACTGGCCAACGTCAGCAACCACGTCCGAGGGGGCCCGGTCTTCACCCCGGAACTGCTGGCCCGTATCCGCCGCGCCATCATCTTCCGCCCGCTCGTGGCGGAGGCCATGACGGCCATCTGCCGCCGGATGGTCGAGCAGCGCCAGGACTTCTGGCGGGACAAGCGCAACCGCGAGCTGATCGTGCCCGAGTCGCTGATCGGCCACGTGGCCGCCCGCGGGCACCGGGAGAACGAGGAGGCCAACGGCAAGAAGGGCGCCCGCGTCTTCCGCCCCCTGCTCTCCGACCTCATCGACGACCCCATCCTCCGGCAGCAGGACCGCCACGAGAAGGAGTTCGAACGCTGCGTCCGCATCAAGCTGCACTTCAACGCCGATGCCGCCGCCGGCCCCGACGCTCACGGATCCGACCAGGTCACCGTCCGGTTCGTCGCGGAGGAGGAGGGGTGA
- a CDS encoding cellulase family glycosylhydrolase produces MTLLGLFGLGIAGPASAQVESPGTQATGLHISNGRLVEGNGNDFVMRGVNHAHTWYPGQTQSFADIKAYGANTVRVVLSDGYRWTENTASDVADVIGRCKANRMICVLEVHDTTGYGEDAAAGTLDQAADYWIKLKSVLAGQEDYVIIDIGNEPWGNTNPEGWTAPTVAAIQKLRNAGLQHTIMVDAPNWGQDWQGVMRANARTVHDADTTGNLIFSIHMYSVFDTASEITDYLDAFVDAHLPIVIGEFGGPADQYGDPDEDTMMSTAQELGIGYIAWSWSGNSDPILDLVLNFEPDQLSSWGRRIFNGADGIAQTSREATIFGGGTDDTEDPTAPGTPSASSVTSSSVSLTWRAATDNVRVTGYDVVRVSGGSETAVAGSVTNSATLTGLHAATAYTFAVYARDAAGNRSAGSGTVSVTTDKAGTSDGTCSVGYRVVNDWTAGFQGEITITNRGTGAINGWTLGFSFADGQTISTMWGGTPHQSGGDVSITPADYTTRIPVGGSVTIGFNAGRGSTNSAPTAFTLSGSTCVVS; encoded by the coding sequence ATGACCCTCCTCGGCCTCTTCGGCCTCGGCATCGCCGGCCCGGCCTCCGCCCAGGTGGAGTCGCCCGGCACGCAAGCCACCGGCTTGCACATCAGCAACGGCCGGCTCGTCGAAGGCAACGGCAACGACTTCGTCATGCGGGGTGTCAACCACGCCCACACCTGGTATCCCGGCCAGACTCAGTCCTTCGCCGACATCAAGGCGTACGGCGCCAACACCGTCCGCGTGGTCCTCTCCGACGGCTACCGCTGGACGGAGAACACCGCCTCCGACGTGGCCGACGTCATCGGCCGGTGCAAGGCCAACCGGATGATCTGCGTGCTGGAGGTCCATGACACCACCGGCTACGGCGAGGACGCGGCCGCCGGCACGCTCGACCAGGCGGCCGACTACTGGATCAAACTGAAGAGCGTCCTCGCCGGCCAGGAGGACTACGTCATCATCGACATCGGCAACGAGCCCTGGGGCAACACCAACCCCGAGGGCTGGACCGCCCCGACCGTCGCCGCCATCCAGAAGCTGCGCAACGCCGGCCTGCAACACACGATCATGGTGGACGCACCCAACTGGGGCCAGGACTGGCAGGGCGTCATGCGCGCCAACGCCAGGACCGTCCACGACGCCGACACCACAGGCAACCTGATCTTCTCCATCCACATGTACAGCGTGTTCGACACGGCATCGGAGATCACCGACTACCTCGACGCCTTCGTGGACGCCCACCTTCCCATCGTCATCGGGGAGTTCGGAGGCCCGGCCGACCAGTACGGCGATCCGGACGAGGACACCATGATGTCCACCGCCCAGGAGCTCGGGATCGGCTACATCGCGTGGTCCTGGAGCGGCAACAGCGATCCGATCCTCGACCTGGTGCTGAACTTCGAGCCCGACCAGCTCAGCTCCTGGGGGCGGCGCATCTTCAACGGGGCCGACGGCATCGCCCAGACCTCGCGCGAGGCCACGATCTTCGGTGGCGGTACCGATGACACGGAGGACCCCACCGCCCCCGGCACGCCGTCCGCCTCCTCCGTGACGTCCAGCTCGGTCTCCCTCACCTGGCGGGCCGCCACCGACAACGTCCGGGTCACCGGCTATGACGTCGTTCGCGTCAGCGGGGGCTCGGAGACCGCGGTGGCCGGCTCGGTCACCAACTCAGCCACACTGACGGGCCTCCACGCGGCCACCGCGTACACGTTCGCCGTCTACGCCCGCGACGCGGCCGGCAATCGCTCCGCCGGCTCCGGCACGGTGAGCGTCACCACCGACAAGGCCGGCACATCCGACGGGACCTGCTCCGTCGGCTACCGCGTGGTGAACGACTGGACGGCGGGCTTCCAGGGCGAGATCACCATCACCAACAGGGGCACCGGCGCGATCAACGGCTGGACCCTGGGCTTCTCGTTCGCCGACGGCCAGACGATCAGCACCATGTGGGGCGGTACACCGCACCAGAGCGGCGGCGACGTGAGCATCACCCCCGCCGACTACACCACCAGGATCCCGGTGGGCGGCTCGGTCACCATCGGCTTCAACGCCGGCAGGGGAAGCACCAACTCCGCACCGACCGCGTTCACGCTCAGCGGCAGCACCTGCGTCGTGTCCTGA